The Chloroflexota bacterium genome window below encodes:
- a CDS encoding NUDIX domain-containing protein has translation MAGNTAPNQGTRTTEVSAGGVVYHADRVLLLRTASGAWVMPKGRVEPGESTAEAAVRAHLRKRRILHAAAFLRGSDLAARSKQKPK, from the coding sequence GTGGCAGGGAACACCGCGCCGAACCAGGGGACGCGAACGACAGAGGTTTCCGCCGGAGGCGTTGTCTACCACGCCGATCGAGTCCTGCTGTTACGCACCGCCTCGGGTGCCTGGGTCATGCCAAAGGGACGCGTCGAGCCTGGGGAATCAACAGCGGAGGCGGCGGTGCGGGCTCACCTACGCAAACGGCGCATCCTACACGCGGCGGCGTTCCTGCGCGGGTCCGATTTAGCCGCGCGGAGCAAACAGAAACCGAAATAG
- a CDS encoding HAD family hydrolase, whose translation MLEIDIPGWKCLHLEHLVLDVNGTVALDGSLLPGVIDRIGLIRGLLEPHLLSGDTYGQLEVVAAQLQANAVRISADGSAPERKAAFIRGLGTKSVVAVGNGANDAAMLQEAALGIGILGGEGLAVGALQVADIVVPSILDGLDLLANPLRLVASLRR comes from the coding sequence ATGTTAGAGATCGACATTCCGGGATGGAAATGTCTGCATCTCGAGCACCTCGTGCTCGACGTTAACGGTACCGTTGCTCTGGATGGATCGCTCTTACCCGGGGTTATTGATCGCATCGGGCTCATCCGTGGCCTCCTCGAACCACACCTCCTTTCAGGAGATACCTACGGTCAGCTCGAAGTAGTGGCCGCTCAGCTCCAAGCGAACGCCGTCCGCATTTCTGCCGATGGTTCAGCCCCCGAGCGGAAGGCGGCATTCATTCGAGGTCTTGGCACGAAGAGCGTCGTGGCGGTGGGGAATGGAGCCAATGACGCTGCAATGCTCCAAGAGGCCGCGCTCGGGATTGGCATTCTCGGCGGCGAAGGGCTCGCGGTTGGAGCGCTGCAAGTTGCGGATATCGTAGTCCCGTCAATTCTGGATGGACTCGATTTGCTCGCCAATCCGCTCCGACTCGTGGCAAGCCTCCGACGGTGA
- a CDS encoding dihydroxy-acid dehydratase translates to MERRIEAGDVIIIPYEGPKGGPGMREMRAVTATLSAPTTQTSRHTEAQQRRCHVRDRHSGMEMSASRAPRARR, encoded by the coding sequence ATGGAGCGCCGCATTGAGGCGGGGGATGTCATAATCATCCCCTACGAAGGTCCGAAGGGCGGACCGGGAATGCGTGAGATGCGAGCGGTGACCGCCACGCTCTCTGCACCCACGACCCAGACTTCGCGCCACACCGAGGCACAGCAAAGGCGTTGCCATGTTAGAGATCGACATTCCGGGATGGAAATGTCTGCATCTCGAGCACCTCGTGCTCGACGTTAA
- a CDS encoding universal stress protein, whose product MAYRNIVVAVHGTPASDVALHRAIGIARAEHAELTVLGVDEPLPPFAPGGEGGRRNGQLHAAVEAAVGTARRSGVEVQGQVLSGYPAEAIVQYCETNDCDLLVVGAGNQRPGPVGRTADKVVGLAPCGVLVAR is encoded by the coding sequence GTGGCATACCGAAACATCGTGGTCGCAGTTCATGGCACACCGGCAAGCGACGTCGCTCTGCATCGGGCCATCGGCATCGCCCGCGCCGAACATGCCGAGCTGACCGTGCTCGGCGTTGACGAGCCATTACCCCCCTTCGCGCCTGGCGGTGAGGGCGGCAGGCGGAACGGGCAGCTCCACGCGGCCGTGGAGGCCGCGGTCGGTACCGCGCGCCGCTCGGGCGTGGAGGTGCAAGGGCAGGTGCTGAGCGGCTATCCGGCGGAAGCGATCGTCCAGTACTGTGAGACGAACGACTGTGACCTGTTGGTCGTCGGTGCCGGGAACCAGCGCCCGGGACCAGTCGGCCGGACCGCAGACAAGGTGGTCGGCCTCGCTCCCTGCGGAGTGCTCGTGGCCCGGTAG
- a CDS encoding MFS transporter, with amino-acid sequence MEISTDQAVTENYTGYSTVRRRAIKFIVLVGIMSFFADFTYEGSRGIIGPYLGLLGAGATAIAIITGFGELLGYGIRLFSGRAADRTGQFWPITIFGYVIQMAAVPLLALAPNWQIAALLVIQERVGKAIRNPPRDVMLSHAGKEIGYGWAFGVHEALDQFGALFGPLAVALVLAARGEYRVAFASLGISAVVMLSLLVGARLSYPRPEEMDSSPLEVNAQGLPRVFWVYLAGAVLVAVGFADFPFMAYHLERTSDISDSWLPAFYALAMGISGTGSIIFGKLFDKFGIWVLIPLTLVSALFAPLVFFGGICLGLLGIALWGLGMGVHESIVPAAVAHMAPRQRRASAYGLFTSGYGVFWFLGSVVLGLLYNVSLMGLVTFSVVAELAAIPLFIAVARQGGEVGDGTS; translated from the coding sequence GTGGAGATCTCCACTGATCAGGCCGTCACTGAAAACTACACCGGGTACAGCACGGTGAGGCGACGAGCGATCAAGTTCATCGTGCTCGTTGGCATCATGAGCTTCTTTGCTGACTTCACGTACGAGGGGTCCCGCGGCATCATTGGGCCCTATCTTGGCCTACTGGGGGCCGGCGCCACTGCCATTGCAATCATTACCGGCTTCGGCGAGCTCCTCGGGTATGGGATTCGCCTGTTCTCGGGGAGGGCGGCGGATCGCACCGGCCAGTTCTGGCCCATCACGATTTTCGGCTACGTGATCCAGATGGCGGCGGTGCCCCTGCTCGCCCTGGCCCCCAATTGGCAGATTGCGGCCCTGCTCGTCATCCAGGAGCGCGTCGGAAAGGCCATACGGAATCCTCCACGCGACGTCATGCTCTCCCACGCAGGGAAGGAGATCGGCTATGGGTGGGCCTTCGGCGTCCACGAGGCCCTCGATCAGTTTGGCGCCCTCTTCGGCCCCCTGGCCGTCGCGCTCGTCCTAGCGGCACGTGGCGAGTACCGGGTTGCCTTCGCGTCGCTTGGCATCTCGGCCGTCGTGATGCTGAGCCTCCTCGTTGGAGCCCGGCTCTCCTATCCGCGCCCGGAGGAGATGGACAGCTCGCCTCTCGAGGTTAACGCGCAGGGGCTCCCCCGGGTGTTTTGGGTCTACCTCGCGGGGGCGGTGCTCGTCGCGGTGGGATTCGCGGACTTCCCCTTCATGGCCTACCACCTCGAACGGACAAGCGACATCTCCGACAGTTGGCTACCGGCCTTTTACGCCCTGGCGATGGGGATTAGTGGAACGGGCTCCATCATTTTTGGAAAGCTGTTCGACAAATTCGGGATCTGGGTATTGATTCCGCTGACGTTGGTCTCGGCCCTTTTCGCGCCCCTCGTGTTCTTCGGCGGCATCTGTCTGGGTCTTCTCGGGATCGCGCTCTGGGGCCTGGGCATGGGTGTCCACGAATCGATCGTGCCCGCGGCTGTGGCCCACATGGCGCCGCGTCAGCGCCGCGCCTCCGCGTACGGCCTCTTTACCTCGGGCTACGGGGTCTTCTGGTTTCTCGGAAGTGTCGTGCTGGGCCTCCTCTATAACGTGTCGCTCATGGGACTCGTCACCTTCTCAGTCGTGGCAGAACTGGCGGCGATCCCGCTCTTTATCGCCGTCGCGCGCCAGGGTGGAGAAGTGGGGGATGGCACGTCCTAG